In one Rutidosis leptorrhynchoides isolate AG116_Rl617_1_P2 chromosome 8, CSIRO_AGI_Rlap_v1, whole genome shotgun sequence genomic region, the following are encoded:
- the LOC139863929 gene encoding uncharacterized protein, translating into MIKQGETTVTRRETDEFWKLYTDGASSEEGAGIGLLLVSPKGEEITYAILLKFATSNNEAEYEALIDGLRLAKSIDVQPLTAYVESQLVASQLNGSFEAIDTSMQKYMELTKALTNSFAVFEIKQIPRNRNKKADALSKLASLLYSHFTKKVMVEVLERKSTEEDTLMATITTEEECWMTPFIKYLADGTLLEDKLQARRIRMRAPMYNFKNGILYRKSFTEPYLRCVGPAQAKEIIQEMHEGACSTHSGHRTIVSRIKRMGYFWPHMYQDT; encoded by the coding sequence ATGATCAAACAAGGAGAAACCACTGTTACAAGAAGGGAAACGGACGAATTCTGGAAACTATATACGGATGGAGCGTCAAGTGAGGAGGGAGCCGGCATAGGCCTACTCCTCGTTTCCCCAAAAGGAGAAGAAATAACCTACGCTATCCTATTGAAGTTCGCCACCTCAAACAACGAGGCTGAGTACGAAGCACTAATAGACGGATTACGCTTGGCAAAAAGTATAGACGTACAACCACTTACAGCTTATGTCGAATCACAACTAGTAGCAAGCCAGTTAAACGGCAGCTTTGAAGCAATAGATACATCGATGCAAAAATACATGGAGCTTACGAAAGCACTAACCAACAGCTTCGCAGTATTTGAAATAAAGCAAATACCCCGTAACCGTAATAAGAAAGCAGATGCTTTGAGCAAGCTTGCCTCTCTGCTCTACAGCCACTTCACCAAAAAGGTTATGGTTGAAGTACTGGAAAGAAAGTCAACCGAAGAGGATACTCTCATGGCAACAATCACGACGGAGGAAGAGTGTTGGATGACACCTTTCATAAAATACCTTGCTGATGGTACCCTCCTGGAGGACAAATTACAAGCCCGCAGGATACGAATGCGGGCACCAATGTACAACTTTAAAAATGGCATCCTGTATAGGAAATCATTCACAGAGCCTTACTTAAGATGCGTTGGCCCAGCACAGGCCAAAGAGATCATACAAGAAATGCACGAAGGAGCCTGCTCCACACATTCCGGCCACCGAACGATAGTTAGCAGGATCAAGAGAATGGGTTATTTCTGGCCACACATGTACCAGGACACATAA
- the LOC139863930 gene encoding uncharacterized protein produces the protein MALSKGTNLITAYPNELEDKEAGPNNTSDADVYMIHSWVAGQQRKSGVSVEWNHEPIIFQSLFNINPSSEPIIIRAHISNCQIGRIYTDTCARIKVMFEHFFLQLPESIRWQKKAAISPLAGFNSAAIWPVGSITLEVVLGKLSFQSTADIEFSIVKTDSRYNVILGRNVMQKFGAITSSMHGMLKFPTPVGIATIRTHEMEPVECLQIFKGANHITVHDDGYVSPNPRYPEQRIQIGTTLSGYAKDTLCKLLAANIDVFAWDPSDMTGVPREIAQHQLNVNPNITLVIQKKRAMALEWSEFLDNEVQRLVDAGIMKKVNYQT, from the coding sequence atggcgctatcTAAAGGTACGAATTTAATCACTGCTTACCCTAACGAGCTAGAAGACAAAGAAGCAGGCCCGAATAACACATCCGACGCTGATGTGTACATGATTCACTCATGGGTCGCCGGACAACAACGCAAATCAGGAGTGTCAGTTGAATGGAATCACGAACCAATCATCTTCCAGTCGTTGTTTAATATTAATCCGTCTTCAGAGCCTATCATCATTCGGGCACACATCTCCAATTGTCAAATTGGACGAATTTACACTGACACATGTGCAAGGATAAAGGTCATGTTTGAACACTTTTTTTTGCAGTTACCAGAGAGCATTCGCTGGCAAAAGAAAGCCGCGATATCCCCGTTAGCAGGGTTCAACAGTGCCGCAATCTGGCCAGTAGGCTCTATCACATTGGAAGTAGTACTAGGAAAATTATCTTTTCAAAGCACTGCAGACATAGAATTCTCTATCGTCAAAACAGACTCCCGGTACAACGTCATCCTTGGGCGTAACGTCATGCAAAAATTTGGGGCAATCACGTCCTCAATGCACGGCATGCTAAAATTTCCAACCCCAGTCGGCATAGCAACCATCCGGACACACGAGATGGAGCCGGTTGAGTGCTTGCAAATATTTAAAGGGGCAAATCACATCACAGTGCATGATGACGGCTATGTATCACCGAACCCTAGATACCCAGAGCAAAGGATCCAAATTGGGACGACTTTGAGTGGTTACGCAAAGGATACACTTTGCAAACTCCTAGCGGCAAACATCGATGTCTTCGCCTGGGATCCATCCGATATGACAGGAGTCCCTCGTGAGATAGCACAGCACCAACTAAACGTAAACCCGAACATCACACTGGTTATTCAGAAGAAAAGAGCAATGGCGCTAGAATGGAGCGAATTCCTGGACAACGAGGTACAACGACTGGTCGATGCCGGTATAATGAAAAAAGTAAATTACCAAACATAG